The proteins below are encoded in one region of Mycobacterium botniense:
- a CDS encoding nuclear transport factor 2 family protein, producing the protein MSMTYQQQYMLDAVRGRAAILDLTARHNRCYSDGDRDGWVATFRHSGARFVRDGKVFTDLRAAFDGGAQQRLVTVDHEISVDGINASQRCIGLLFAVDDAGLTTLRATGVYRDQLVYERGSWYFASRELRWDSVPTGHPLMM; encoded by the coding sequence ATGTCAATGACATACCAGCAGCAATACATGCTCGATGCTGTACGCGGACGCGCTGCCATCCTCGATCTGACGGCGCGGCACAACCGGTGCTATTCCGACGGCGACCGCGACGGCTGGGTCGCGACATTCCGTCACTCGGGCGCGCGTTTCGTGCGTGACGGCAAGGTGTTTACCGATCTGCGGGCTGCTTTCGACGGTGGTGCTCAGCAACGGCTGGTCACCGTCGATCACGAGATCAGCGTCGACGGCATCAACGCGAGTCAGCGATGCATCGGCCTACTGTTCGCCGTCGACGACGCTGGCCTCACAACTCTGCGAGCCACTGGCGTGTATCGAGACCAGCTTGTCTACGAACGCGGCAGCTGGTACTTCGCTTCCCGCGAGCTCCGGTGGGATTCGGTGCCCACCGGCCATCCGCTCATGATGTGA
- a CDS encoding FAS1-like dehydratase domain-containing protein yields MAEGTELAYGSYEDALRMVGVSREPRTAGTVVSAARIQLFAAMVRDGNPSYWDTEFARKTWGGLLAPPALLMGWLIPPPWVPTDCPRVTSIALQVPLPGTAFINAANDAEFLLPIVEGDRLTVVEQVVSVSPAKQTRLGVGHFVETIETYTRQDGVVVARNRNTLFRFTPGASL; encoded by the coding sequence ATGGCTGAGGGAACCGAACTTGCTTATGGCAGCTATGAGGATGCGCTGCGGATGGTCGGTGTGTCCCGGGAACCCCGGACTGCGGGAACAGTGGTCAGTGCGGCGCGCATCCAGCTGTTCGCCGCGATGGTTCGCGACGGTAATCCATCGTATTGGGATACCGAATTCGCCCGGAAGACGTGGGGCGGCCTGCTCGCTCCCCCTGCTCTTCTCATGGGCTGGCTGATACCTCCGCCGTGGGTGCCGACAGATTGTCCCCGGGTAACCTCGATCGCGCTGCAGGTCCCGCTGCCCGGCACTGCTTTCATCAACGCCGCGAATGACGCCGAATTTCTGCTGCCCATCGTCGAAGGTGATCGCCTCACCGTAGTCGAGCAGGTGGTCTCAGTGTCACCGGCGAAGCAGACCCGGCTGGGCGTCGGGCATTTCGTCGAAACCATCGAAACGTACACTCGCCAAGATGGTGTGGTGGTGGCGAGGAATCGAAACACGTTGTTCCGCTTCACCCCCGGTGCGTCGCTGTGA
- a CDS encoding MaoC family dehydratase — MTVEWGKLSVPTDLPEVVDEIDYQRVVMNSGATWDYFPGHYDPAYAQSHGHPTIFVNTMHVAGFVDRVATDWAGPSSRVIRRKMRLAGSIYAGDTMVGRGRVVAKRCDTSVDPPRYLVDLQVAVTNQRGELCCPAELTLQLPQ, encoded by the coding sequence GTGACTGTGGAGTGGGGAAAGCTAAGTGTCCCGACCGACCTGCCCGAGGTGGTCGATGAGATCGATTACCAACGGGTAGTGATGAACAGCGGCGCGACATGGGACTACTTTCCGGGTCACTACGACCCGGCGTACGCCCAAAGCCACGGCCACCCGACGATCTTTGTCAACACGATGCATGTGGCTGGATTCGTCGACCGCGTCGCCACCGACTGGGCCGGCCCGAGCAGTCGGGTCATACGTCGCAAAATGAGGCTGGCGGGGTCGATTTACGCCGGTGACACCATGGTGGGCCGGGGACGAGTGGTAGCCAAGCGCTGCGACACCTCAGTCGACCCGCCCCGCTACCTCGTCGACCTGCAGGTCGCGGTGACCAACCAGCGGGGTGAGCTGTGCTGCCCGGCCGAGCTCACGCTGCAGCTGCCGCAGTGA
- a CDS encoding aldehyde dehydrogenase: MTAGSGHRWYDELFIGGRWRRPATPARLTVICPHSEEPFGEAAVADRRDVDEAVTLARHAFDHGPWPRLDPSERMAKIEQLAAVYAGHIDEMADLITAEMGSPRSFSRLGQAAGAASMMHLALATAREFPWTERRRGVLGEAQLRRTPVGVVGAIVPWNVPQCLIMPKLIPALIAGCAVILKPAPETPLDALWLAEMIEEVGLPEGVVSVLTGGPEIGEALVCHPGVDKIAFTGSSATGRRIAALCGQQLKRVSLELGGKSAAIILDDADVDKTVAGLKTAGLMNNGQACVAQTRILVGRRRHDELVDALAEMMSGLRVGDPTDDTTDIGPLVSQRQQQRVQDYIRCGVREGARIVVGGDSAPAPRGWYVQPTLFTDAANDMRIAREEIFGPVLTVLTYSDEDEAVRIANDSDYGLAGSVWTADVAHGLEIAAQVRTGTYGINMYMLDIGIPFGGFKHSGIGREFGPEGLNEYVELQTIMCSGARPPAAR; the protein is encoded by the coding sequence ATGACAGCAGGGTCTGGCCACCGCTGGTATGACGAACTCTTCATCGGAGGGCGTTGGCGCAGACCCGCTACCCCGGCGAGGCTTACCGTTATCTGTCCGCACTCCGAAGAGCCTTTCGGTGAAGCGGCGGTGGCCGACCGCCGCGATGTTGACGAGGCCGTCACCCTCGCCAGGCACGCCTTCGACCACGGACCGTGGCCGCGGCTTGATCCCAGTGAGCGCATGGCGAAAATCGAGCAGCTGGCCGCTGTCTATGCCGGCCATATTGACGAGATGGCTGACCTCATTACCGCTGAAATGGGTTCGCCCCGCAGCTTCAGCAGATTAGGTCAGGCCGCGGGCGCGGCATCGATGATGCATCTCGCGCTGGCTACCGCCCGAGAATTCCCCTGGACGGAGCGCCGCCGGGGGGTACTCGGCGAAGCACAGCTGCGCCGGACCCCGGTGGGCGTGGTCGGCGCGATCGTGCCATGGAATGTCCCGCAGTGTCTGATCATGCCCAAGCTGATTCCGGCACTCATCGCCGGATGTGCTGTCATCCTGAAACCGGCACCCGAAACCCCTTTGGATGCTTTGTGGTTAGCCGAAATGATCGAGGAGGTCGGCCTGCCTGAAGGGGTGGTCTCGGTGCTCACTGGCGGACCAGAAATCGGCGAGGCACTGGTCTGCCATCCCGGCGTGGACAAGATCGCGTTTACCGGATCCAGCGCTACCGGCCGCCGGATCGCTGCGCTGTGCGGTCAACAGCTCAAACGGGTGAGCCTCGAGCTGGGCGGCAAGTCGGCCGCGATCATCCTCGATGACGCCGATGTCGACAAGACCGTGGCCGGCCTGAAAACCGCGGGCCTGATGAACAACGGACAAGCCTGCGTCGCGCAAACCCGCATTCTAGTCGGCCGGCGACGCCACGACGAACTCGTCGATGCGCTGGCCGAGATGATGTCGGGGCTGCGTGTCGGCGATCCCACCGACGACACGACCGACATCGGGCCGCTTGTCTCGCAACGCCAGCAGCAGCGCGTGCAGGACTACATCCGCTGCGGAGTGCGGGAGGGCGCGCGTATCGTGGTCGGCGGCGATAGCGCACCAGCCCCGCGCGGGTGGTATGTGCAACCGACGTTATTCACTGATGCTGCCAACGACATGCGCATCGCGCGGGAAGAGATATTCGGCCCGGTCTTGACCGTGCTCACCTACTCCGATGAGGACGAAGCAGTTCGCATCGCCAACGACAGCGACTATGGCCTGGCGGGTTCGGTGTGGACCGCCGATGTCGCCCACGGCCTAGAGATCGCTGCCCAGGTGCGCACCGGCACCTACGGGATCAACATGTACATGCTCGATATCGGTATCCCGTTCGGGGGTTTCAAACACTCTGGTATTGGGCGCGAGTTCGGCCCCGAAGGCCTCAATGAATACGTCGAGCTACAGACAATCATGTGCAGCGGCGCGCGCCCACCAGCTGCCCGCTGA